A window of Microbacterium hominis genomic DNA:
GATCCTGGAGCTGCTCGCCGCGCTGCGCGCGCGCGACGGCCTCACCCTTCTGCTGGTGTCGCACGACATCGGGGTGGTCCAGAACCTGTGCGATGACGTGGTCGTGATGAAGGACGGCCGCGTCGTCGAGGAGGGGCCGACCGAGAAGGTGCTCCTGCAGCCCCAGGTGGCCTACACGCGGCGTCTGCTCGCCTCGATCCCGGTGATCGATCCCGGCGCCGCGCCGCAGGGATGAGTGTCGGGCATCGCCGATAGCCTCGACGCATGCCGCACGCGATCGTCCCCCCGTACCTGCTCGCCCGCATCGCCGCCGTGCAGGAGCCGGAGTGGGCGAAGGCCGCCGAGGCGGCGCGCTCTACCCTGCTGGTCGAGCGCGAGTACCGGCCGCAGCGCTCACGGCTGCGCCTGTCCATCGACGAAGACGGAACGCTGATCGCCGAGACCGCGCCGGCACCCGATCGCGTCGTCTCCGACGCCCAGAACCGGGAGGCGCTGCCGGGCCTGGTCGTGCGCACCGAAGACGACCCGGCCAGCGGCGACGAGGCGACCGACGAGGCCTTCGACGGACTCGGGGCCACCTTCGAGTTCCTGTGGGACGCGTTCGCCCGCAACGGCATCGACGGCCTGGGCGGTCGCCTGCTGGCGACGGTGCACTACGGGCTCGACTACGACAACGCGTTCTGGAACGGCGAGCGCATGGTGTTCGGCGACGGCGACGGCGAGGTCTTCACCGGTTTCACGAACTCGCTCTCGGTCATCGCCCACGAGCTGGCCCACGGCGTCATCGAAGACGAGGGCGGGCTCGTCTACCGGGGTCAGTCCGGCGCACTGAACGAGTCGATCGCCGACGTGTTCGGCGCCCTCGCCGAGCAGCACCACCGGTCGGACACCGCCCAGACGGCGACCTGGCTCATCGGCGAGGGGATCTTCACCGACGCGGTCGAAGGCGCGGCGCTGCGCTCGCTCGCAGCCCCCGGCACGGCGTACGACGACGACGTGCTCGGCCGCGATCCCCAGCCGGCGCACATGCGCGATTTCGTCGTCACGCGCGACGACAACGGCGGCGTGCACATCAACTCCGGAATCCCGAACAAGGCGTTCCATCTCGTCGCCACCGCGCTGGGCGGGTTCGCCTGGGAGCGTGCGGGGCTCATCTGGTACCGGGCGCTCACCGCCGGCACGCTGTCGCCGCTCGCCGACTTCGCCACGTTCGCGCGGTCCACCCTGGCAGCGGCCGCTGCGGAGTACGGTGAGGACTCGGAGGAGGTCGCCGCCGTCCGCGCCGCGTGGACGGGTGTCGGCGTGATCGACGATGGACACGCTGTCTGACCCCGAAGACGTGCTCCCCGCACCCGGGCGGGGAGGCGCCGTGCGCCCGAACGCAGGCGGCGGCGAGGCCACGCACCCCCGCGCGGACCATCCGGCGGTGATCGTCGTCACCGTCGTGCGCAGCGGCGGCATCACCGGGCTCGTGCGCGAGTGGTCGGCCGAGCCGCCACCCGAGCAGGCTCCCCGGTGGGTCGCGCTGGTCGATGCCTGCCCGTGGGACGCCGAGGAGGCCGACCCCGCCGGTGCCGATCGCTTCGTCTGGCGCCTGCACGCCCGCTGCGACGACGACGACCTCGAGGCGACCCTCGCCGACAGGCAGGTCGAGGGCCCCTGGCGCACGCTCGTCGACGAGGTGCGCTCGTTCGGACGATCTAGCGGCTGAACAGTCCGCGCTTGGCCTTCTTCTTGGGGCTCAGGCTCTTCTGCAGGTAGACGGTGCCCAGCCACCGGCCGAACTTGAACCCGACACGGCCCATGCGGCCCACCTCCGTGAAGCCGAGCTTCTCGTGCAGCGCGATCGAGGCCTCGGCGCCCTTGTCGCTGATCACCGCCACGATCTCGCGGATGCCCTTCGCCTCGCACGCGGCGATCAGGGCCTCGAGCAGCGCCCGCCCGAGCCCCTTGCCGGCGGCCGCCTGACCGAGGTAGATCGAGTTCTCCACCGTGTAGCGGTAGCTCGACTTGCCCGACCACGGCGACACGTACGCGTACCCGAGCACCTGGCCGGTCGGAGACTCGGCGACGAGGAAGGGCAGATCGAGCTTGCGGAGGTGGCCGATCTTGTCGCGCCACTGCGCGACCGTCCACTTCTTCTCGTCGAAGGTCACCACCGAGTTGGTGACGTAGTAGTTGTAGATCTCGCGGATGTCGGGCACATCGGTGTCCCGCACTGTCCGGATCGTGTACGAGAAGGGCCGCTCGGGCTCGGGCTGGCGACGCAGATGCCAGGGGAGCCGACGGCGATCGCGGTTGTACTCCTCCTCCAGCATGCGCACCAGCCTACGCGGCGGCGGGGATGCGCCAGTCGACCGGTGCGGCACCCTGCCGAGCCAGCAGCTCGTCGGCCCGCGAGAAGGGGCGGGAGCCGAAGAATCCGCGGCTCGCCGACAGCGGCGACGGGTGCGGCGACTCGATCACCGGGGTGTCCCCCAACAGGGGGCGCAGGCCCGCGGCATCCCTCCCCCACAGGATCGCGACGAGCGGGCGATCCCGCGCGGCGAGGGTGCGGATCGCATGTTCGGTGACCTTCTCCCAGCCCCAGCCGCGGTGGGATGCCGGTGCTCCCGGTGCCACGGTGAGCACGCGG
This region includes:
- a CDS encoding M4 family metallopeptidase; translation: MPHAIVPPYLLARIAAVQEPEWAKAAEAARSTLLVEREYRPQRSRLRLSIDEDGTLIAETAPAPDRVVSDAQNREALPGLVVRTEDDPASGDEATDEAFDGLGATFEFLWDAFARNGIDGLGGRLLATVHYGLDYDNAFWNGERMVFGDGDGEVFTGFTNSLSVIAHELAHGVIEDEGGLVYRGQSGALNESIADVFGALAEQHHRSDTAQTATWLIGEGIFTDAVEGAALRSLAAPGTAYDDDVLGRDPQPAHMRDFVVTRDDNGGVHINSGIPNKAFHLVATALGGFAWERAGLIWYRALTAGTLSPLADFATFARSTLAAAAAEYGEDSEEVAAVRAAWTGVGVIDDGHAV
- a CDS encoding protealysin inhibitor emfourin gives rise to the protein MDTLSDPEDVLPAPGRGGAVRPNAGGGEATHPRADHPAVIVVTVVRSGGITGLVREWSAEPPPEQAPRWVALVDACPWDAEEADPAGADRFVWRLHARCDDDDLEATLADRQVEGPWRTLVDEVRSFGRSSG
- a CDS encoding GNAT family N-acetyltransferase — encoded protein: MLEEEYNRDRRRLPWHLRRQPEPERPFSYTIRTVRDTDVPDIREIYNYYVTNSVVTFDEKKWTVAQWRDKIGHLRKLDLPFLVAESPTGQVLGYAYVSPWSGKSSYRYTVENSIYLGQAAAGKGLGRALLEALIAACEAKGIREIVAVISDKGAEASIALHEKLGFTEVGRMGRVGFKFGRWLGTVYLQKSLSPKKKAKRGLFSR